The DNA segment ataactatgatgacttatctttgttttaagttcaaacacaacaaaaatacagggagactcttgttaactcttgggccacatgctgacatatgctcaactcatcatgcttaatttattacagcatttgggaagacttaagttgatttcattattaaattttacatttcaccatgcgatagcagggaccctgtcattcaaaactatgttgctacattattaatgattaatatgacaaaagctacataaaaaagtctaatagttgctatgagtgcaattaaactcctgacagaacataaacagcctttagggctttacacacagtatttaaaatattcaaccattttgttcagataaatcacctctgaattttactctgtctcatcttcactttaattttcagatcataggactagaaagctcacagcaatatttgtagttgtgagttgtagagttcttcatgtgactttaacgcaaacacacactattacattacataccaacacagtctcatcccaaatagtcagaaatcgacgcatgaGGCCAGAGCCCCGTAGCAGCACTATTTGACACGGGGGGGGGTTACCCcttccgcgtcgaaatccgacgtcggatttcgacgcggaagGGGTACACACCGCGGAGAGGTGAAGTTTTCTCATGTGAGAAGCTCTggagagaaaacacgtgtcaaaggtaaacacagaaaactcttctgaaactgtaataaacatccctgtgctctacatctcacaactactactaatgtttcagaataACGTCAGAGCAATGTAAatattagcggcagctctgctaacacaTATTACCTCCCGACATGTGTatgaattagactgctgataatatggagatggaaacagtctgtgatagaaaagcatgtgtgtgtgattgagAGTGCgtaaaaaactcagttcacttgttttagggaagcactaGGGAAGCACGCTAAGGTGGAGGCTGATGAGCTTCTACCAGAACATTATTTCATCAATCTGGCTCTAAACGCTCTGCACACTATGTATTAGTAATGGGGaaaaatgtatgtagaacacagtctcatcccaagtcagtcccagtctgtgagtgtgtgaggacagcttccgcgtcaaccaatcagagggcgcggACTGGATAGTGCAGGAGACAGTAGGCAGGAGagacagagcgagagagagacagagggaggggggtggggggggctgcaTCTGAGctgaaataacccagttttaaattgatttcttaatatcggcccgtcagattaaaaaaaaaggccgataccgatatacGTCAAATTGCCAAATATCGGCGCCGATAATTGGCCCGACCgataatcagttgacctctaAGTTATTATTGATGTTATTGGTTACTTAGCAACATTCTAACAAAAAAAGGTAGAccattattgtttgtttgttttttttgtggggggggcACCTTAATGCAACTGTGCTTAGGGCATCCAAATGGTTAGCAGCAGTCCTGACAATTTCATTCTGTTACAGTTCATATTTGTGTATACCATTATGCTACAGCTCAAAAACAAGACATTGAGACAAACTgcagttaatattaaaaaaatatcatTTCATTGTTCTAATAAAGATAAAAACTCAAAACTGGTCATAAAACATACAACAgagctttagttttttttatgcaaatCCGATGGCTGTAGCAGCAGCGACTGGTTTTTCTCCATGTCACATCAGTTCTAAAATAAGATCACAGGACAGGCCTCATGTCAAACTTCAAACTGGATTGTCCACCACTGGGCACATGTAGAAAAccttcacaacacacacacacacacacacacacgcgcgcgcacacacacacacacacacacacacacacacacacacacagagtcttcCTCTGGTTTTATCTATTAGCTCCCCTGATCCCTCCTTCCTCACCCTGCAGAGACATTTATAATCTTTTATCTCACACAGAGCTGTGAAAACTCCCACCTGTCGGTTCTTTCGGCAGATCAGGCTGAGTCTGATACAGTCTGtttcattccagcttgtcatATTCTCAATAACCCTGGAGATGAATACTCATTTTCCCTCCATCTCTTGTCAAACTGATGTGTTTTCGAGCTTAGGGCAGTTCACACTACTCTGTCCTTTACAGAGGGCCCTGAAAACCTGACTGAAGAAAGGTGCTCTATGAAGTTACATTATTGTTATATGAATATTAAGAAATGGTTCTTTATCATAGCCTTCATCACTGTGGTTAAAAACACAGCTGGTTatacatacaataataataataataataataataataataataataataataataataataataataataatactaagatgaagaagatgagtaagaagatgaagaagaagaattaaaaccaaaccacaagcggtgttaaggccctcgccctcctgcCTGACCACCCCACGTGACCACCAAGGCCACCCaacagtgagaggacaccgtaTTGTGCACTTGATCCGACATTCagcgagacacacacacacttttatacttccaAAAACGACCGCTTTGTCGTGAgttcatcacagccacgcccaacatctgATCAAAAATGTAATTCATAaattttgatcacacatgtgtaggGGATTTTCACCATGCTTGGTGCAAATTGGATGAAAACCCTAGgaagagatgatgaaagtatgtgGGGTGTGattttataggtccacacttccacccaatattgCCAAATTCCTGTTGGGTTTGGGgcagggccataatgtaattttttacttgtccctatgactgtaccaagtttcattttTCTACATGGAAAAAATTTGGGTAGGGCTCCCATCCACGTAATGTGTTTTGATTTTGAAGGGGCGTGGCTGAGTCATTTGGCAAAATTGTTTTTTGGCAACTTCAAATAAAATTCATTTTCACCGGGCTTGAATTGTTGGTcaaataaaactgactttttgttaatgttcagggggtcacaTTTGTATGCAAAGTgggacagaataataataataataataattataataataataataataataataataacggaaccatgcgattttaataggccctcgccagCTAGTGCCTGTGTGGCTTgagcctaataataataataataatagtaataataataataataataatagtaataataataataataataatacctgagCTGCTGACTGAGGAGCTGATAGTAAGAGATGTTTTGTCAAAAGCCTGAAACTACTTTAGTTTTGCCTACTGAACCAAACGACTAGTCTCAATCATATGTCTCAAACTCCTCCACAGTTTGTCAAAGCTTTTGTCTAGCATGTTTTTTCTGTAGCTCTTTGTCTTGTAGGACACAGTAGATACAATTATTTGGTGGATCTGCTTCCATCACACTTATTCACATTTCCTTTTGTCCGTACATATTGCACCACTACCTACACTTTGAAACTTCTTTGATGAATCTGATGAATAAGTACCAGCAGAAGTTTGTGTCACTATTCAGTATGGGGTTTCAAAACtggaaatactgactttgagGGAATTTAAAGCGcaaaagttaatttaaaaaaaacaaaaaaaaaaaaacctcctagATGTTTAACGGTTGGTTTGATGTTTATATTTATTGCTCAttgtatgaaggtagatttgttttattattcagTCAAAAGGAAAGTTGcctaaacccaaaaaaaaaaagattaaaaaaaaaacaaaaaacttcactttaatcaaaaaacccttttcaatcaaaaaaaagtgtttgaatgtaaaaaaaatatttgagacccaaaaaactgcatttgaacactttttttctttaactgaaaaTGTTTTTCCATTGAAGTTATTTGTTAactaaaaatattttgttttgatTGAAGTCATCTTTGTTATATTTGGGCCATATTACGGGTAGGATAGTTGTGTCTattattcaatttaaaaaaaaaaaaaaaaaaaaaaaaaatcagagccaaaaaaaatgttttaaaaaaaaaaactaaaaaaaaaaaaaaccttcacttcaataaaaaaaaaaaaaaaaaaaacatttttaattaaagagagaagtgtttgaatgcaaaaaaatttaagaccccaaaaattgcactgaataatttttttctttcaagtgaaaaaaacttttgaagtcctttttttggaaacattttaacacaaacatcTGACAGTGGGTGGATGCTTCCCCATTGGTCAGACATGTTTGAGTGACAAGTGTCTACACCAATGACATTTAACAAAGGAATGTCCTTCTAGAATGAGGAAGTACCCACTTGGCAATGTTCAGGTGACACTTGTCACTCTGTCACGCAAGCACGTCTGACCAATGGGGAAGCATCCTCCCACTGTGGGATGTTTGTGTCAAAatgtttcaatcaaaaaaaaaaaaaaaaaaaaaaaaaagaaactttttatttaattaaaaatgttttttttattgaagtgaattttttctttgattgaaaatatttttttttggtcaaagtgATATTTTGTGGGGGgactgaataataaagacacaactaTCCTACCCCTAATATGGCTCAAAAATAAAAGATGACCTGAGTCAAAAAACTATTTTCCATCAAAAATTCACTCACttcaatgaaaaatacaaacttttcaaaagaaaaaaagtgttcaaatgcaacttTTTGGATCTCAAATATTTAATGTATTCAAACACGTTTTTTCTTTGAGTGAGAAAGGTTTTTTTGATTAAAACCCCTTTTTTTTGGTTAAGGCAACTTTCCTTTTGATTGATTAATGAAGAAACAAATATACCTTCATATCATTGAATTTGACTTTGCTGTTCAGTGATTCAAGAATATCCATTCAAGTATCTATTACTTTGACTTGGATGTTCTGCTCTAGAAGTGGTCAGTTTCTAATGAAGTGAAAGTTAATTTCAAAGATGTGTATTCTGTATAAAAGCCAATGGTGCCTGACCTAGACCTCTGATGGAAACTTATAGATATAATCATCAAAAGATCTGAAATGTAGATTAAAGACATTCGCTGAAGTCAAGGAGACTTCGGTGTACTACTTTAGGTGCCCCAGCGTCCATGTTTAAACACCATGAGACACCTGACCTTTTCTAACCAATGAACAGTTTTAAAACACTGACTCGTTACGACAGTCTGTTAGCAGCCTGCCTACTGATCTCACCCTAGTAACGAGCACAGACCTGATTCCTGATTGTCTACCTTGCTGTTGTCACTGACAGAGGTCTTGTGTTGCAAACTCTGACTCTGTAATTACCAGCACCGCTCACATTCCTCCTGCTCTCTAAACCAGGACTCCACCATGTTTATCCAACACCCAGCAGTCACAGTAAGCTAATATGTAACTGTAATTACTGGCAACCCTAAAAACAACCAGGGCTTTTAAACAAATGTCTAGTGTGTGGTTCAGCCTGACAGTCACCTGAGGGTGCTGAATTGAGAAGACATCCTTGTTGTGAGCtcacatataatatacatattcaTATATCTTACTGACAATAAGCGTACGATGAATAGCACATGTAACTGACGTTTGTTTGTGTTAGCTTAAGGAAACTACAATTACTCACCACAGAAACTTCAGAGTCAGTGCATCTCTTCAGGCAGAGAGGTACTTCCATGTGCTGACAAAGGCAGTGGGAATGAGAGAGTAGGGAACACTGGTCACACTGTCCCAAGAGTCTGATGACGGATCGTAACAGTCCAGTGTCTTACATCTCTGAGCCCCAAAGTACCCGCCCACCACATACAGTCTGTTTCCTGATGCCACTGCATGGCAGCTGATTCTCTTGGCCGTCACATCACCGAACTTGGACCACTGGTACGTCTCACTGTTGAACTGATACGCAGAGCTGGCTGAAAATTCAGTGTCACCTCCGATAACCACCACATGGTTGCCAACCACAGCAGCGGCTGTGTAACGCCACAGCTGTGGGCAGGCGGCGGGGACAGACCACCGGTTCTGACAAGGATCAAAGCACTGCACCTTGGGGTATTTGTCTCTATTGACACTGGTGCCTCCAAAAGCAAAAAGTTTATTTTTGGCACCAACCACGGCAGCGTTGCTCACTCCTTCTCTGAGCGGAGCCACCAGAGCCCATTTGTTGGTCTGAGGGTCGTACTGCTCCACCTGTTTGAGAGATACAGATGGAGAGGCAGGGAAGGATCCTGCAAGGGAAGTATGTCCACCAACAACGTAGAGCATGTGGTCAAGTTCCGCTGACCCATGTCCAAACCTGGCCACCAGCATTGGAGCAGCTTTGGACCACTCGTCATGTAACGTGTCATAGACCCAGACATCTTTTGAGGCTCCGTTCTCTGAGCCACGCCCTCCAGTAACATAAACCTGAGACACAACCAGAGAAATCACATCATGAGTATATCCacataacatttattttaaaaatgcacaTCCAAATATACATCAAATACTGTGCATACCTTGCAACCAATCGCACAGGCGCTGCATTCTTTCCTGGGGCTGGGGATGTCCGTTTTGGGTGTGATCTCCTTGGTCTTGTTGTCAATCATGTACACTTTATCACACATGAATGTTTGTCCTCCCAGCAGCAGCAGGGCCTGGCTGACCTTTCTGGGTCGAGCACAGAATCCTGTTACAATCCCATCATTCTGGAGAATCCTCATCTTGCACCGTACAGCGTCTTCAACAATCTCCCGGCCCACTTTGTGGCACATGACCAACTCCTCCGAGGCTACGTTCTTCAACAGATATGTCTCTGGGAGCAGCGCCAGGCGAACGCAGCTCAGCAGCTCTGGCAGCTCGCTATGCCTTTGCTCCATGTCAGCCTTGACCCAGTCAATTACAGCCTCGTACACCAGGCTCTCATCCTCAACCTCTAGTTCCTCACTAAGGATCAGCTCTTGGACTTTGTCTCTAGGGAGACTGAGGAAGTCCTCTGTCCTAAAGAGGGTTGCAAAGTTTGCCAGACACATCCTCCATGACAGCTCATACAGTCTCTGACACTGGTGTGCATCGGACAGCAGCATCATTCCCAAACAGTTCGAATGGTGGAGGTTTTTCTCTAGAAACTCTGCTGCTGCGTCCCTGATATCATGAAATTGAAGCATGTCTCCAGCTTCAAGGAGTGACTCTGCATTTTCTTCATTGATAATAACACGGGCCGAGTAGGCATAGTCAAGCAGGAGCTCCAGCACCTCCGGGTGGAGGGAGTCATGGAAGTTGACCTCTGCGTCACGACTCTCCCTGAGCCCACCACTGAACATGGCCTCAAAATATCTGCTACAGGAGGCCAGGACTGCCCGGTGGCAAGGGAAGGAATGACTGCCAGCCTTCAGGACAACATCAGTGAAGACATTTCGTTTGCGCAGCAGATTGAGTTGGGTCAACAGGCTGTCGGCGTGGGACGTCTTGTGAAACAGCTGGATATTCATGGAGCCTGAACTAGAGCGAGACTTTCTGTTTTCGTGGTTACTGACGGACATCTTAACTCAGACCTGGAAATGAGGGATAGGTTGAAGTTAAATAACATGAGAACACCAGTTCATCAGTTTAATACAATGCAATTTACGGTAAGAGTTTAGGAGAGGACTTTATGAACCCTTCTTTTGATGTGAACTTTACTCCTCCTATTTCGTGATTCAACAAAACACTGCATGCTAGTAGCTGATGAATGAGCTGTTCAGAAATAAAAGACCCGATAGCAGTCCAGTGGATTACAGTAGAAACGGACTTCAGactgaggggccgtttacacggcgtcggattcagtcgactccggaaagatttcattgcggattagccttctgttaacatggaaacggtgcctagagtgcctgaatccggaaacttttgataccagggtccagggtggaatgttatcgatacgctccgcatttcagctccgtgttaacgcgagtcggagcgttccggggtaaaatatgacgtcaccgcatgcgcgcgcagccaagaaccgccagttaacccactccaggccagttggtggcggtaatgcacctccaagctggtctgccagcctctatgacacaataaagctgcagaaaaagaagaaacaaccacaacaacaattgccggtttcagaacaacatacgtgctgctaactgtgctcagctcgtctgtccagacaaagaagtcctgcgtctttgtacgaccactcgccattgttgtttgtaaatagtgttgtccgcctcttcttcttcttctcctcatttaaaggctgtctaaaccggaaatcgtttgtgcgcaggcgcatgttttaccgccactgtttcactacagctctacatcgccagctactggtctggcatggccactacagtgtattcagccgtcctcgcggactcatgttaacgcagatcgttatcatagcggcttcgtcttaaagcggaatgattttataacgcaaaggagaaatctttacggagtgttgccgtgtaaacgtaccctgagAAAGATGAAAGGGAACGAGGATAAGAAACACTCCCACAGAACACCCACAAGTTCATACCGTGTGCCACATTTTCACTAGAAAACATATGTCAATGTCTGTAAATATCTAACCCAGAAAACAACAACCAGCAGAACTATACAAACCAGCTCTTTACATAAACTGGTGTAATTAATGATCATCAGCAGAGCAACATCTGGGTGTGGGTGTGCTATCCTACATCACATCTTTCCACCCCTATACATGTTTCAGGGTTGAGTCACCACCAACTAGAGCGAGAGTCAAGAAATTCCTGCCAGCTTGTTCTGCTTCTTGCTGGCTCACATGGTGTCaaaggcaaaagctttcaagccCACATAAGATCTGACACCTCAGACCAGCTTCTTAAGGATAAAATTATGTAACCGCTGTGCACTAAATCTGTCTTTTCCTCCATTTGTTTCCTTTGGGATCAGCTACAGTGGAGGCTTATTGCAGCCATTGCCTTGTGCTGCATGGATTATTTTGGATTACTAATGTTTATGGTAAATTTAATAGAACTATGAATATGGCGCATTCAAAGAAAACTGTTTTCTATGTAGGAAAAACACTTGATTAGTAAAATTACCAGCTTGGAATAACAGGCATGACCCAGCTGATTAACATGGACTTTGCACAACTTGAAAACATCCAAATAAATATGTTCGGCTCAGTAGCCTCCATTGTTTCACAGCAGATGCATTAATTCAGTCCGTCTGAAGAGGAGAGGGACGTGGTATTTCCGAGGCTCATCGTGGAATCCAAATCGTTTAAGTGTAGTAAATGTGAAACTACGGTCAGCAGTTCTGCGTACGCTCAACTTTCCTCTCCCAAGTTAAGAAGCTGTAAACTAGTCCCACTTCCACAGCAGAGGTATCGAAACACCCGAGGACCAGCGGATAAAGAAACTCCTCACAGTTCGGAAGTTACAGGAAAGTCAAACATGTAAGTATGACTGGCGAATGGTTCATGTAGAAAGGTTTGGATGGGGGTTTTAAATTCTTACCTTGATCGCAGCAAAGCCCAATTCCTTTATCTTGGCTGCAATTTGTTCCGTCGTTGGAACAGTTTGAGTCGCGGCACAGTTTAGAGAAATGTGCTCCCCGAATCAAAAACCGTCTCAAGTCCTAAACATGTGCGTAAAAGTAGAGCCATTTGTCCGTGCGTCGTCGTCGTCCGCTTTGAGTTTTCAGACGTGGAACAATGGCAACAAAGTTTTAACACTGGATTTGATTGTCGGAGAGCCACGCAGCCGTGGAGACTGATAGCAGAGCGAAGAAAAAAAAGCCGAGGCAGCGGTTAGTGTGGAGCTGGCTCCTCCTTCTGCTCCGGCCTTTGACCAATGGGCTGCGCACCAGCGGCGCACGGGCTGCACTTTATTCTCTGGCCAACTTCTAAGTCCGGAAACTCAATTAATGTCACATATCGTTTCATACACAGTCACGTGTCAGGGAGTTTCACCTGCCGGTAATAAAGAAGACGTTAATGGTCAATATcctaaaagaaaaatatatttccAGATTCACCGCATTTAAGGCCCCATCCAAACAACCTGCGGAGGTGACcacaggggtggggtggggtgggggagtgGGGGGAGCACAacatttcctgcattctggtgaatTTTTACGCATTAAATTTCAGGCTTTCCCCCCGTCAGTTTATGGTGTAAATGTCTTTACTTGtgtaaaagaaaacagtattTCTTACCATTCACATTGTGTTACACAGACTGACCAAAATAGTACCTACATGGGTTTAACCCCAAAACACTCAAGTATTTCCAAATCAATTTTTATGTCTTTCCCAAGCGGTTTATCATAATttgttatactattatcctctgtattttgcattatctcagtgaaaatcagataattttctatatttaattctctgattaTATAcatgttaataaaaaataaataaattaattaattaattttaaaaaactgaaggaaaagtgaccttttcagcaaa comes from the Sphaeramia orbicularis chromosome 4, fSphaOr1.1, whole genome shotgun sequence genome and includes:
- the enc3 gene encoding ectodermal-neural cortex 3, which codes for MSVSNHENRKSRSSSGSMNIQLFHKTSHADSLLTQLNLLRKRNVFTDVVLKAGSHSFPCHRAVLASCSRYFEAMFSGGLRESRDAEVNFHDSLHPEVLELLLDYAYSARVIINEENAESLLEAGDMLQFHDIRDAAAEFLEKNLHHSNCLGMMLLSDAHQCQRLYELSWRMCLANFATLFRTEDFLSLPRDKVQELILSEELEVEDESLVYEAVIDWVKADMEQRHSELPELLSCVRLALLPETYLLKNVASEELVMCHKVGREIVEDAVRCKMRILQNDGIVTGFCARPRKVSQALLLLGGQTFMCDKVYMIDNKTKEITPKTDIPSPRKECSACAIGCKVYVTGGRGSENGASKDVWVYDTLHDEWSKAAPMLVARFGHGSAELDHMLYVVGGHTSLAGSFPASPSVSLKQVEQYDPQTNKWALVAPLREGVSNAAVVGAKNKLFAFGGTSVNRDKYPKVQCFDPCQNRWSVPAACPQLWRYTAAAVVGNHVVVIGGDTEFSASSAYQFNSETYQWSKFGDVTAKRISCHAVASGNRLYVVGGYFGAQRCKTLDCYDPSSDSWDSVTSVPYSLIPTAFVSTWKYLSA